The genomic DNA GATATCGACAATCTTCCCGAAAAGGGGAGAGCTGGTAGGAGCAGGGATGCCTATCATGAACTTGATCGTGCTTGACGACGTGCATATCGTACTGAATGTCCGTGAAGACCGCCTGCCGTTCTTTCCGATGGGAGGGACGTTTGTTGCCGATATCCCGGCTATTGACAAGAAGAACATCGAATTCAAGATCAATTATGTCAGCCCCTTAGGTAGTTTTGCTACTTGGAAATCGACTAAGCAGACGGGCAGCTACGATCTTCGTACGTTCGAGGTACATGCTTTGCCTGTAAGAAAGGTGGAAGGGCTGCGCCCCGGAATGTCGGTATTGGTTGAATTGACAATGGATAATTGATAATGAACAATTTTAAGAATAGTGTGATGAATTGTCAATTTGTTCGGGTTTTTCGAAGAGAACTTGTACGGATGGTCTCGAGACGTCTCTATTTCGGGGTGTGCGTCGTGCTGCCGCTGTTCTGTATCTTCTTCATGTCCACGATCTTCGGAAACGGACAGATGGAGAACATACCCGTCGGTGTCGTCGATGAAGACAATACCTCCATGTCGAGGGAAGTCGTGCGGACTGTCGAAGCCGTTCCCACTTTCAAGGTAACACACCGCTATGTCGACGAGACGGCAGCCCGGCGTGCTACCCAATCGAAAGAGATATACGGCTACCTCGTGATCCCCACCGGCTTCACGGCTGATGCCATAGCCGGACGGCAGGCGACGCTTGCCTACTACTACCACTATGCTCTTCTGAGCGTAGGCGGTGAGGTGCGCGGCGCTTTCGAAGCCGTCCTTCGTCAACTTTCGATGGCTCCGGTCGTAATGCAAGCCACCGCCTTGGGTATCGGGGAGGAGCGGGTTGCCACCTTTCTGCTCCCCGTCAAGGCGAGCAGTCATCCTCTGTTCAATCCCGATCTGGACTATTCGGTCTACTTGAGCAATCCTTTCTTCTTTATCCTTTTCCAGGTCATTATCCTGCTGACAACGGTCTATGTTATTGGTGGTGAGGTCAAGTTCGGGACAGGGGCGGAGTGGCTCTCAACAGCAGGCGGCAATATCATGACGGCGGTAGTGGGAAAGCTGTTGCCCTATACCGTTATCTTTAGCCTGATGAGCATATTGGCGAACTACGTCATGTTCGGCCTTATGCACATACCGTTCTCATGCGGTTTCTGGCCGCTCAACCTAACGGCGATCTTGTTTGTCGTCTCGACACAAGCGTTGGCGGTCTTCATCTTTTCCGTTTTTCCCGTGCTTAGTATCATTATCAGTATCGTGTCGATGGTCGGTTCGCTCGGTGCAACGCTGTCAGGGGTGACTTTTCCCGTGCCCTCAATGTACGCTCCGGTGCATTATGCCTCCTACTTGTTCCCTGTTCGCCACTTCACTGAGATATATCAGAACTTGCTTTATGGGGATTACGGCTTTGCTTGGACTTGGATGAATTACGTTGCGCTGCTCTGCTTCCTTCTTCCTGCGCTGCTGATGTTGCCTCGTCTGAAGAAAGCGATTGTGAACGAAGAGATGTGGAGGCATCTCGTCTCTTAAAAAAGAAATATGAATATGAAGGTAATATCTGTTATACACGATGAGTTCAAGACGATTGCCGGCAGCTATGCCATCCTGCTTGTACTGATGGGCGGCATCTTTGTTTACGGCTTGCTCTACAATTATATGTACGCTCCCGACTTGGTCCGTAAAGTTCCGGTTGCCGTTGTCGATCATTCTCATAGTGAACTGAGCCGCCACTATGTCCGCCTGCTTGACGCTACCCCGCAGGTCAATGTCGTGACTACGGCTACCGGTTATCCGGAAGCCCAGGATATGATGAAGTCGGGCAGGGTGGCTGGTATTCTCTATCTGCCGGATGACTTCGAAGATCGTGTTGCCCGTGGTGAAGAGTCTGTTTTCATCATGTACGAGACGACAAGTGCTTTCCTTTACTACCTTGCCATGCAGGAAGCTTCGGCCGCCTCCATGTTGGCGCTGAACGATGACTACCGGCCGGAGATGTTGGTATTCCTGCCTAAGGAGGCTACCACGAAGCTAGCCTCTGCCCAGGCAGTCGAGGTGGTCGGAACTGCCCTCTACAACCCGACTGAGGGTTATGGAACTTACCTGATTCCTTCGGTTCTGGTCGTGATCATCTTCCAGACGTTGATGATGGTGATCGCTATGATTAGTGGCGACGAACGGCATAGCGGCTTGATTGTCCGTTTTGCCGGCAATCCTGTGAACCTCTCTTTGGAACGGATGGCGCAGGTTGTGATCGGCAAGACATTTGTCTATGGTATGTTGTATGCGGTTTTCGCTTTGTTCCTATTAGGGTTGATCCCCTTGATGTTCGGCCTCCCAGATATCGGCAACCCGCTATATGTCATTATGCTGATGATTCCTTTCTTGTTGGCGACTAGTTTTTTCGGGCTTACGGCGTCCCTGTTCTTTACGGACTCCGATGCGCCGCTTCTGATGATCGCCTTCTTTTCTGTCGGCCTCATCTTTCTTTCCGGTGTCTCATACCCGATGGAACTGATGCCTTGGTATTGGAAATTGGTGCATTATCTCATCCCGGCAGCCCCGGCGACAATGGCCTATGTCAAGCTGAACTCGATGGGGGCTTCGATGAGCGAGATACAACCCGAATATATTATCTTGTGGGTACAGTGCATATTTTATTTTGTGACGGCATGTTTGGTTTATAGGTATAATATCCGGAAAGCGGTGGCAAAAGGTACTTCTCTGGTAATAACCGATGACTTTTCATCCCATAAGTCATAGCTTTTGCAGGTGTAACTGATAGCTTTTGTTGTCACCTTTTGCTTGTACCTTTTGTTTCATAAAGGTTTAAGAGATGAAGATAAGCTCATGTCCTCCTTCACTCTTACGAATTACCTTCACCATGTCTCGTCCTGATTTTGGTTGACTGTGTATTAAAAAAATCCTGTTATAGGTTGTCTATAAATGTAAAAAAACAGACAATCCTTTCTTAATCCTAAAATAAGTTACCTTATCCTGTTTCACTACAGGACAGGGGGCTTTTCACAGCCAAACTCATCGGCCGGGGAGCGCCCAAGCGGCAAGGGGCAGGGCCACCTGTCCCGACGAGCGTTTCCGGTCTCTGTTCTATTTTGTTGCAAATATATCAGTTTGATCCTGTTCATAAAAGAATAGCTTGTTTACGTTTATAAATAGTTTTCCATTTTCTTTTTAAAGGCCCCTTCTTCGCATGCGCCTCTTCAGGTGTCAACATTTCCACACTACTGTGAGGGCGCCGGGTGTTATAAATATCGATCACTTTCCTCACTATATCCCGAGCCTGGCCGAGCGTTGTTATCATTTCTTTATTCAACCATTCTTCTTTTAATATTCCATTGACACGTTCAGCTATTGCATTCTCTCTGGGATCTCCGTTTTCTGTCATACTTATACGACATTTAATGCCTTGTAAAATTGAGATATAATCTTTGCTACAATATTGTACTCCTCTATCCGAATGATGGATCAGATCGCTTCCCGGGGGAAGTGTTTCCAAGGCCATATTCAACGCTTTTATCGGACCGGACATCTCCAGGGAATCCTCCAGGGCCCAACCGACAATCTTACGGGAGTATGCATCTGTGAGCAAACTCAAATAATAGAATCTCCCTTCGACATTGCGGACATAAGTGATATCAGCTACATATAACTGATTGGCTGATAGCGGATCATAATCTTTTATCAGATTTGGATACTTATGAAAACGGTTCCATGACAGAGTTGTTACCGGCCGATAAACCCTGGAATGTCTGATCAACAAACCATTGTCGCGTAGCAAGTCAAAAAACTTATCGCGCCCTATATCCAAATCAGGATGTATCTTGGTTTTTAGGATATGATACAACTTACGACCACCTAAAACCGGTTGGTCCTGACGCAGGCTGTTTACCATTTTAAGGATTATTTCCTCACACAACAATTCCGATTGTAACTGTTTTTCTCTCTTATAATAGGCTTGCTTGCTATACCCAAACAACGAACAACAATCAGGGATACTTATTTCCGGCTGATTGTCATGAAGCCTTTTCACTGCTTGGTGCCAGAGTTTTTTCGGATATCG from Parabacteroides merdae ATCC 43184 includes the following:
- a CDS encoding ABC transporter permease; this encodes MNNFKNSVMNCQFVRVFRRELVRMVSRRLYFGVCVVLPLFCIFFMSTIFGNGQMENIPVGVVDEDNTSMSREVVRTVEAVPTFKVTHRYVDETAARRATQSKEIYGYLVIPTGFTADAIAGRQATLAYYYHYALLSVGGEVRGAFEAVLRQLSMAPVVMQATALGIGEERVATFLLPVKASSHPLFNPDLDYSVYLSNPFFFILFQVIILLTTVYVIGGEVKFGTGAEWLSTAGGNIMTAVVGKLLPYTVIFSLMSILANYVMFGLMHIPFSCGFWPLNLTAILFVVSTQALAVFIFSVFPVLSIIISIVSMVGSLGATLSGVTFPVPSMYAPVHYASYLFPVRHFTEIYQNLLYGDYGFAWTWMNYVALLCFLLPALLMLPRLKKAIVNEEMWRHLVS
- a CDS encoding ABC transporter permease translates to MNMKVISVIHDEFKTIAGSYAILLVLMGGIFVYGLLYNYMYAPDLVRKVPVAVVDHSHSELSRHYVRLLDATPQVNVVTTATGYPEAQDMMKSGRVAGILYLPDDFEDRVARGEESVFIMYETTSAFLYYLAMQEASAASMLALNDDYRPEMLVFLPKEATTKLASAQAVEVVGTALYNPTEGYGTYLIPSVLVVIIFQTLMMVIAMISGDERHSGLIVRFAGNPVNLSLERMAQVVIGKTFVYGMLYAVFALFLLGLIPLMFGLPDIGNPLYVIMLMIPFLLATSFFGLTASLFFTDSDAPLLMIAFFSVGLIFLSGVSYPMELMPWYWKLVHYLIPAAPATMAYVKLNSMGASMSEIQPEYIILWVQCIFYFVTACLVYRYNIRKAVAKGTSLVITDDFSSHKS
- a CDS encoding IS3 family transposase, with product MKRLHDNQPEISIPDCCSLFGYSKQAYYKREKQLQSELLCEEIILKMVNSLRQDQPVLGGRKLYHILKTKIHPDLDIGRDKFFDLLRDNGLLIRHSRVYRPVTTLSWNRFHKYPNLIKDYDPLSANQLYVADITYVRNVEGRFYYLSLLTDAYSRKIVGWALEDSLEMSGPIKALNMALETLPPGSDLIHHSDRGVQYCSKDYISILQGIKCRISMTENGDPRENAIAERVNGILKEEWLNKEMITTLGQARDIVRKVIDIYNTRRPHSSVEMLTPEEAHAKKGPLKRKWKTIYKRKQAILL